A region from the Thiohalophilus sp. genome encodes:
- a CDS encoding HlyD family type I secretion periplasmic adaptor subunit has translation MKKQRTKPADQAGDDLDFSPALLDVVNRPPPPLSRWILYTIALLLFILILWAVFGQLDIVARAEGKLVPQTRLKIVQPFEDGRVAQIRVREDEFVKQGQLLLVMDSRLSDADGNKLQMELQLSRLRLRSIEAELENREFDRLASDSEVAYDNLHQQFLERRKQYAFQINQRRAALDQARQDLEVAREIHKKLEETLPIYRANEEAVTRLGKKGYVTRTDILDKQRLRIETEQDLRAQEHKILSVRARIDELQEALKQLESNYRQELLTERIEIGNKIEQLEQDWFKQQYRNEQLELRASQDGYIKDLSVTTPGSVVPSGTVLLNIVPVEDPLLAEVYVSNRDIGFVKEGQRVRVKLMSYEFQKYGMIDAEVQSVNADVTTRRESNGAAGSGNGNAGYKTLIKLHKQILERDGRRFRLRPGMQVTAEVKLGTRSVLDYVLSPITGALTDAATER, from the coding sequence ATGAAAAAACAACGCACCAAACCCGCTGATCAGGCTGGCGATGATCTGGATTTTTCGCCGGCCTTGCTGGATGTTGTCAATCGACCCCCGCCGCCGTTGTCGCGCTGGATACTGTACACCATTGCGTTGCTGCTTTTTATCCTGATTCTCTGGGCCGTGTTCGGTCAACTCGATATCGTTGCCCGGGCAGAGGGAAAGCTTGTTCCCCAGACACGATTAAAAATCGTCCAGCCTTTTGAAGACGGGCGTGTCGCGCAAATCCGGGTCCGCGAAGACGAGTTTGTTAAACAGGGCCAGCTGTTGCTGGTGATGGATTCCCGCTTGTCGGATGCCGACGGTAATAAGCTGCAAATGGAACTGCAATTGTCCAGACTACGGTTACGCAGTATCGAGGCCGAGCTTGAAAACCGGGAGTTTGACCGGCTCGCTTCAGACAGCGAAGTGGCCTACGACAATCTGCATCAGCAGTTTCTCGAACGACGCAAACAATATGCTTTCCAGATTAACCAGCGCAGGGCAGCTCTAGATCAGGCACGGCAGGACCTCGAAGTGGCCAGGGAAATCCACAAGAAACTCGAGGAGACACTGCCTATTTACCGCGCCAATGAAGAAGCCGTGACCCGACTTGGCAAAAAGGGCTATGTCACCAGAACCGATATTCTGGACAAGCAGCGACTGCGCATTGAAACCGAGCAGGACTTGCGCGCCCAGGAGCACAAGATTCTATCTGTTCGTGCAAGAATTGACGAGCTGCAGGAAGCGCTGAAGCAACTCGAATCGAACTACCGGCAAGAGCTTTTGACGGAACGCATTGAGATTGGCAATAAAATCGAACAGCTTGAGCAGGACTGGTTCAAGCAACAGTATCGTAACGAGCAGCTCGAGCTGCGTGCCTCACAAGACGGCTATATCAAGGACCTGTCGGTCACCACCCCGGGCAGTGTTGTGCCTTCCGGGACTGTCCTGTTGAATATTGTACCCGTGGAAGATCCCTTGTTGGCCGAAGTGTATGTCAGCAATCGTGATATCGGGTTCGTGAAGGAGGGCCAGCGGGTCAGGGTTAAACTGATGAGTTATGAATTCCAGAAATACGGCATGATTGACGCCGAGGTTCAATCGGTCAACGCGGATGTCACGACGCGCAGGGAATCGAATGGAGCAGCGGGATCAGGGAACGGCAATGCAGGTTACAAGACCCTCATCAAGCTGCATAAACAAATCCTCGAGCGAGACGGCCGCCGGTTCAGGTTGCGCCCGGGCATGCAGGTGACCGCCGAGGTCAAGTTGGGTACCAGAAGCGTTCTGGATTATGTGTTATCGCCCATCACCGGTGCGCTCACCGACGCGGCGACCGAGCGTTAG
- a CDS encoding calcium-binding protein has protein sequence MTLETVVNTVGDLFQVGVEVTGTESDPRDALYQAIYAIQDHADYQGAKGNVDVVSLAGMSRDALVTQAKTDIAYRYALVNLNPFVVLGDNSLYANHNDDGQLDIEHFSDQYLQDRAEFLTTYIDRAINDITSDNPLYNPMGRVYQDLTHDISFGDPTNFELPRYVFGTEEGDQIAGLNENDHLYGMGGDDEIKGGAGEDYLSGGRGNDFLYGGSGEDTLKGGTGTDYLYGGTQKDFLDGGADDDFLYGEEGNDNLAGRAGNDQLYGGDGVDSLFGGADDDILWGGEKGDYLDGGAGLDILYGGRGYDTLIGDLEDDILEGGEGFDTYIVTGDGGGHATINDNGENRVIFNGQSISLAQGQDGTWTTLDGRFTITQNSPLTITDTVTGGSLTVNDADLTDLGINLVDATTSGAAVQGDFDDEVLQGSEAADTITGAGGNDMLNGRGGNDTLYADGVIDPATFLANDTGSVSADRDWINAGDGDDIAVGNDGSNVLLGGDGDDLLLGGGHTDYLFGDGDAYPMEIGSTGQTTGEAGTEWEVVDTPGSFVLRYLNGAGVLLPDQGGNDVLYTGSGDDYAWGGFGNDALYGGTGNDQLNGGEGHDVLMGEDGDDRLFGDDVNPLTFNLHGNDYIKAGAGNDEAAGQGGDDILYGEDGDDLLIGDDFANDTTHHGNDRIYGGAGNDEIYGTAGDDRLYGGSGDDIVNGDDGALAGELHGDDRLYGDEGNDTLIGGGGRDQLQGGEGNDTLAGDADDLAGEFHADDVLEGGEGDDILVGGGGRDSLLGGAGQDQLTGDSYNIDGQYHNDDVLDGGVDDDVAVGGGGNDTLYGGAGNDELQGDAATTYLDAQYHGNDYLDGQDGDDRLFGFGGNDTLIGGSGDDQLQGDATQGELAGEHHGNDSLDGGEGNDVLFGQGGGDSLTGGTGDDVLVGDAAAGELAAEYHGDDTLHGGEGNDSLYGSGGDDALYGGADDDVLIGDDQDLDIADHGTDLLDGGSGDDLLIAGAGDDTLYGGTGDDQLYGEQGNDLLDGGAGNDIVSGNEGNDNVAGGAGDDLIYGGTGNDTLTGDDGNDYLYGGSGDDILQGGSGTDVLFAGTGSDVLAGGLGDDLYVYNLGDEEDIVQDNDGFNTLRFGSGIGEDDISLSLGSLQLNIGDSGDAIHIEGFDPQNPHANVAINSFEFADGTVLSYQAVLKRGFDLTGSENDDVIYGTTLEDRISGQVGDDTIIARVGNDTLDGGTGDDVMYGGMGDDTYVVDSAGDQVVEQENEGTDTVISSISYTLGSHLENLHLAGNEPINATGNGLDNELRGNEANNSLDGGAGSDWMIGGEGSDTYFVDDENDIVQESVDDDGVDTVYSTVSYTLGEGGVENLNLTGADDTSAVGNEINNRLTGNAGNNALTGGGGSDTLMGGSGDDAYYIDEQDVIHEGLDNGTDTVYAGFDYTLGSNLENLVLTGDESINGTGNALDNVLSGNSGMNHLDGGAGADVMQGGASHDSYVVDHAADRVIEESGEGYDTVFSSIDFTLSEYTEKLVLQGDLSINGNGNQLDNLLIGNQSENLLVGGAGDDVLDGGAGADVMHGGVGNDRFYVDDPGDITRENAGEGVDLVYATASHTLGNNIERLHLEGNEDINGIGNASDNRITGNNADNTIAGLDGNDQLYAHGGNDVLYGDEGDDYLDGGSGVDTMFGGEGDDEYIVDHQSDVVLENIDEGVDNVKSSVDYRLPDHVEHLELTGHSDLNGIGNTDNNTIIGNNSSNLLDGGSGNDTIDGRAGNDNLSGGSGDDRIYGGDDAYEDVSGGEVPSISWLPNDDYLDGGSGNDHLDGGSGDDTLHGGDGDDYLYGGDDGEACGGDSGAEIQPSSVSFSSLGLQSHSTAPCNNDTLYGDAGNDYLDGGTGNDKLYGGADADTLYGGSGHDLLDGGTGIDVMSGGTGDDVYYVDGYTVVTDPPDDDNGDTDPGSGGEDPADWCEDDDNLFDQIEPEYGFKKPRKGNEGVGNGEDPPPPGHDYNWNDGPGTSPGNPGSKHGKHDKDGDDDPRRRHGKYAGHDDDKSRYDDKHQYTSGDDDAYEHDEHHDGSDTDDAQSGDAKTHDAGSGGGGTTPPEPVISYITDAVIEAAGEGYDIVNAAITYTLTANVEELRLVGPAALDGTGNDLDNRIVGNEHDNHLDGAGGADILIGGLGDDTYGVGSASDTIVEHRAEGTDTVEASIDYQLGAQLENLRLVGQENLLGRGNALDNQLTGNAGDNSLYGGLGNDTLFGGAGNDRLIGEAGDDTYIYEAGSGVDRIEDSEGTNTLLLGEGISADTIVARTSLVDGETVVQLRLLDEYGNGLSDQGIDFVQADDGAIPIAHFDFSDGTQAALADMLITQETYAGSRRSDQIMTDRNDDTIHAGRGNDLVNSAGGHDILYGEKGRDTLFAGAGNDQVYGGDGDDTLYGSFGVDVLHGGDDQDQLRGGAGNDLLSGADGRDELYGGSGNDLLIGAQGDDGLAVSCGEDIIVYNKGDGLDTITFDEQVEAATVSLGGGIALDDISLSRDGEDLVLLIGEDDTGKNKGKHKGKRPHKHDRQGMVFEDWYDDSGQAAQPYLTLQIVMAASPEYDPRSPDSLIGHKVQSFDLSGMIEQFDLAQADYSSRNRWDAMTALLDNHLENSDEAALGGNLAYQYGLGTELFDNTGIKFSTAPLRDPRFGREKQSLGT, from the coding sequence ATGACATTGGAGACAGTTGTTAACACCGTTGGTGATCTGTTCCAGGTCGGTGTAGAAGTTACCGGGACTGAAAGCGATCCGCGCGATGCGCTGTATCAAGCTATTTATGCCATCCAGGACCATGCAGATTATCAGGGGGCGAAAGGTAATGTGGACGTAGTGTCGCTGGCCGGGATGAGCCGTGACGCGCTCGTGACACAGGCAAAAACCGACATCGCCTACCGCTACGCTCTGGTCAACCTGAACCCCTTCGTGGTCCTGGGCGACAACAGTCTCTATGCCAATCACAATGATGATGGTCAATTGGATATCGAGCACTTCAGCGATCAGTACCTGCAGGATCGGGCGGAATTTCTGACAACCTATATCGACCGGGCGATCAACGATATCACCAGCGATAACCCACTTTACAATCCCATGGGGCGTGTTTATCAGGATTTGACGCATGACATTAGCTTCGGTGATCCGACTAATTTCGAATTACCTCGCTATGTCTTCGGTACGGAAGAAGGGGATCAGATAGCCGGTCTGAACGAAAACGATCACCTGTATGGCATGGGTGGCGATGATGAGATTAAAGGCGGGGCTGGTGAGGATTACCTCTCTGGTGGCCGGGGCAATGATTTCCTGTATGGCGGCTCGGGAGAGGACACCTTAAAAGGCGGAACCGGGACCGATTACCTCTACGGTGGTACCCAGAAGGATTTTCTCGATGGCGGGGCCGACGATGATTTTCTCTACGGTGAAGAGGGCAACGATAATCTGGCCGGCAGGGCTGGCAACGACCAGCTCTACGGTGGCGATGGAGTTGATTCGCTGTTTGGCGGGGCGGATGACGACATCCTGTGGGGTGGTGAGAAAGGAGACTATCTTGATGGCGGTGCCGGCCTCGACATCCTCTACGGCGGCCGGGGTTACGACACACTCATAGGTGATCTGGAAGATGACATCCTGGAGGGCGGCGAGGGGTTTGATACCTATATCGTCACCGGCGACGGTGGCGGCCATGCCACAATAAATGACAACGGTGAAAACCGTGTCATCTTCAACGGCCAGTCGATTTCACTGGCCCAGGGCCAGGACGGGACCTGGACCACGCTCGACGGTCGGTTCACGATTACCCAAAACTCCCCGCTGACCATTACCGATACGGTTACCGGTGGCAGCCTCACCGTTAATGATGCGGATCTCACCGATCTGGGCATCAACCTGGTCGATGCCACCACCAGCGGTGCGGCAGTTCAGGGTGATTTTGACGACGAAGTCCTGCAGGGGAGTGAGGCCGCCGACACGATCACCGGCGCGGGCGGCAACGACATGCTCAACGGCCGGGGCGGCAACGATACCCTGTATGCCGACGGCGTGATCGATCCGGCCACGTTCCTGGCCAACGACACCGGCAGTGTCAGCGCCGATCGCGACTGGATCAATGCCGGAGACGGGGACGATATCGCTGTCGGCAATGACGGCAGCAACGTGCTGCTGGGCGGGGACGGCGATGATCTGCTGCTGGGCGGCGGCCATACCGATTACCTGTTCGGCGACGGTGACGCCTATCCGATGGAAATTGGCAGCACGGGTCAAACCACCGGAGAGGCCGGGACTGAATGGGAGGTGGTTGATACGCCGGGCAGTTTCGTCCTGCGCTATCTCAACGGCGCCGGGGTACTGCTTCCGGATCAGGGCGGTAATGATGTCCTCTATACCGGCAGTGGCGACGATTATGCCTGGGGTGGGTTTGGCAACGACGCCCTGTACGGGGGGACCGGCAATGACCAGCTGAACGGCGGTGAGGGGCACGATGTCCTGATGGGCGAGGATGGCGATGATCGCCTATTTGGTGATGATGTTAATCCGCTCACATTCAACTTGCACGGCAACGACTATATCAAGGCTGGCGCCGGTAACGACGAAGCTGCCGGCCAGGGCGGCGATGACATTCTCTATGGGGAAGATGGTGATGATCTCCTCATCGGGGATGACTTTGCCAACGACACGACCCATCACGGCAACGACCGGATCTATGGCGGCGCTGGCAACGACGAGATTTATGGCACTGCGGGCGATGATCGGCTTTATGGCGGCAGCGGCGATGACATCGTCAACGGGGATGACGGCGCCCTGGCCGGGGAGTTGCACGGTGATGACCGGCTTTACGGCGACGAGGGCAATGATACCCTGATTGGCGGCGGAGGCCGGGATCAGCTGCAGGGCGGAGAGGGTAATGACACCCTGGCTGGCGATGCAGACGACCTTGCCGGGGAATTCCACGCCGATGATGTACTCGAAGGCGGTGAAGGTGACGACATACTGGTCGGCGGCGGTGGCCGTGACAGCCTTTTGGGCGGGGCCGGTCAGGATCAACTGACGGGCGACTCCTATAATATCGATGGTCAGTATCACAATGATGACGTACTCGACGGCGGCGTCGATGACGATGTGGCGGTCGGCGGTGGAGGCAATGACACACTTTACGGCGGTGCCGGGAATGATGAACTGCAGGGCGATGCGGCCACGACCTACCTGGATGCCCAATATCATGGCAACGATTACCTTGATGGGCAGGACGGCGATGATCGCCTGTTTGGATTCGGCGGTAACGACACCCTGATAGGCGGAAGTGGGGATGATCAGCTACAGGGCGATGCGACACAGGGCGAACTGGCCGGCGAACACCATGGTAACGATTCGCTCGATGGCGGTGAAGGTAACGATGTTTTGTTCGGCCAGGGTGGTGGGGACAGCCTGACCGGCGGCACAGGGGATGATGTGCTGGTCGGCGATGCGGCCGCCGGGGAGCTTGCCGCCGAATACCACGGTGATGACACTCTGCATGGTGGTGAGGGCAATGACTCTCTGTATGGTTCCGGCGGGGATGATGCACTGTACGGCGGCGCTGACGACGATGTTCTGATAGGCGATGATCAGGACCTTGACATTGCCGACCATGGAACTGACTTGCTGGATGGTGGATCTGGCGATGATTTGCTGATTGCCGGCGCTGGCGACGACACACTGTACGGTGGCACAGGTGACGACCAGCTCTATGGTGAGCAGGGCAATGATCTTCTGGACGGCGGCGCGGGCAATGACATCGTCTCGGGTAACGAAGGTAACGACAACGTCGCGGGTGGCGCGGGGGATGATCTGATCTATGGCGGAACCGGAAATGATACGCTTACCGGCGACGACGGTAATGACTATCTCTACGGCGGGAGCGGTGATGACATCCTTCAGGGCGGGAGTGGTACGGATGTCCTCTTCGCAGGTACCGGGAGTGATGTACTGGCCGGCGGCCTGGGCGATGACCTGTATGTCTATAACCTGGGGGACGAGGAGGATATCGTCCAGGACAACGATGGTTTCAATACCCTGCGATTTGGGTCCGGGATAGGCGAAGACGATATATCTCTGTCACTTGGCTCGCTCCAGCTTAATATTGGTGACAGTGGTGATGCGATTCATATCGAAGGCTTCGACCCTCAGAATCCACATGCCAATGTCGCAATTAACAGTTTTGAGTTTGCCGACGGCACGGTTTTGAGTTACCAGGCGGTGCTTAAGCGTGGTTTCGACCTGACCGGTAGTGAAAATGACGACGTAATCTATGGAACCACTCTGGAGGATAGGATTTCGGGCCAGGTAGGGGACGATACCATTATTGCCCGGGTCGGTAATGACACGCTTGATGGCGGAACTGGTGACGATGTCATGTATGGCGGTATGGGTGATGATACCTATGTCGTGGATAGTGCCGGAGACCAGGTTGTCGAGCAAGAAAACGAAGGGACCGACACCGTTATCAGCTCGATTTCCTATACGCTCGGTTCTCACCTCGAAAATCTGCATCTCGCCGGAAACGAACCCATCAACGCGACAGGAAACGGCCTGGATAACGAGCTGCGCGGCAATGAAGCCAATAATAGTCTGGATGGCGGTGCCGGTTCCGACTGGATGATCGGTGGTGAAGGCTCGGATACCTATTTTGTCGATGATGAAAACGATATTGTGCAAGAGTCGGTCGATGATGATGGCGTCGACACGGTCTACAGCACTGTCAGCTATACGCTTGGCGAGGGTGGGGTCGAAAATCTCAACTTGACGGGCGCGGATGACACCTCGGCCGTGGGTAATGAGATCAATAATCGGTTGACGGGTAATGCCGGTAACAACGCCCTGACTGGCGGTGGCGGGTCCGACACGCTGATGGGCGGCTCTGGCGATGACGCTTATTACATTGATGAACAGGACGTCATACACGAGGGTCTGGACAATGGAACGGACACGGTGTATGCCGGGTTTGATTATACACTGGGCTCCAATCTTGAGAATCTGGTACTCACGGGCGACGAGTCAATCAACGGAACCGGCAACGCGCTTGACAATGTCCTCTCCGGCAACAGTGGGATGAATCACCTGGACGGGGGTGCCGGGGCCGATGTGATGCAAGGCGGGGCCAGTCACGACAGCTATGTGGTCGATCATGCGGCCGATCGTGTTATCGAAGAATCGGGAGAGGGGTATGACACGGTTTTCAGCTCCATCGACTTTACCCTTTCGGAATACACCGAAAAGCTGGTTCTCCAGGGTGACTTGAGTATCAACGGTAACGGGAACCAGCTTGATAATCTTCTGATTGGAAATCAATCCGAAAACCTGCTAGTGGGTGGAGCGGGTGATGACGTGCTTGATGGTGGCGCCGGTGCGGATGTGATGCACGGCGGGGTCGGAAATGACCGTTTCTATGTTGACGATCCCGGCGACATCACCCGGGAGAATGCGGGTGAAGGGGTTGATCTGGTGTATGCCACGGCCAGCCACACCCTGGGCAACAATATTGAACGCCTTCATCTGGAAGGCAACGAGGACATCAATGGGATCGGCAATGCCTCGGATAACCGGATCACGGGCAACAACGCCGATAATACCATTGCCGGACTGGACGGCAACGATCAGCTTTATGCCCATGGTGGTAATGATGTGCTGTATGGCGACGAAGGAGACGATTATCTTGATGGCGGGTCCGGTGTCGATACTATGTTTGGCGGCGAGGGCGATGATGAATATATTGTCGATCATCAAAGCGACGTTGTTTTAGAGAATATCGATGAAGGTGTTGATAATGTTAAAAGCTCCGTCGATTACCGCCTTCCTGATCATGTCGAGCATCTGGAACTGACCGGTCATTCTGATCTGAATGGCATAGGCAATACAGATAATAATACGATTATCGGCAATAACTCGTCCAATTTGCTCGATGGCGGTAGCGGCAACGATACCATCGATGGCAGGGCTGGTAACGACAATTTATCTGGCGGTTCCGGGGATGATAGGATCTATGGCGGCGATGATGCCTATGAGGATGTAAGTGGTGGTGAGGTGCCCTCTATTTCATGGTTGCCGAATGATGACTATCTCGATGGCGGTTCGGGTAACGACCATCTGGACGGTGGCTCGGGCGATGATACACTTCATGGTGGCGATGGCGATGATTACCTCTATGGCGGCGATGATGGCGAAGCCTGTGGCGGTGATTCCGGTGCTGAAATTCAGCCCTCGTCAGTAAGTTTTTCGAGTCTTGGCCTGCAATCGCATTCAACAGCGCCATGTAATAATGACACACTTTACGGTGATGCCGGTAATGATTATCTGGATGGCGGCACCGGCAACGATAAACTCTATGGCGGCGCTGATGCCGATACCCTCTATGGGGGCAGCGGTCACGATCTGCTCGATGGTGGCACCGGCATCGATGTCATGTCGGGTGGTACCGGCGACGATGTCTATTATGTTGACGGCTATACCGTGGTTACTGATCCGCCGGACGATGACAATGGTGACACCGATCCCGGCAGCGGTGGCGAGGATCCCGCTGACTGGTGCGAGGATGATGACAACCTGTTCGACCAGATCGAACCTGAATACGGTTTCAAAAAACCGCGAAAAGGCAACGAAGGGGTCGGCAACGGCGAGGATCCGCCGCCACCGGGGCACGACTATAACTGGAACGACGGACCCGGAACCTCGCCGGGCAATCCCGGCAGCAAGCATGGCAAACATGACAAAGACGGGGACGATGACCCTCGTCGTCGGCATGGAAAATACGCTGGCCATGATGATGACAAGTCCCGCTACGACGATAAGCATCAGTACACGTCCGGCGATGATGACGCGTATGAGCATGATGAACATCATGACGGATCCGATACGGACGATGCACAGAGCGGCGATGCCAAAACCCATGACGCTGGCAGCGGTGGCGGTGGTACGACCCCGCCGGAACCCGTTATCAGTTATATTACCGACGCGGTCATCGAAGCGGCCGGCGAGGGCTATGACATTGTCAATGCCGCGATAACCTACACCCTGACAGCCAATGTCGAGGAGCTGCGGCTGGTCGGACCGGCGGCCCTGGATGGCACCGGTAACGATCTAGACAACCGCATCGTCGGCAACGAGCACGACAACCATCTGGACGGGGCTGGCGGTGCCGATATCCTGATCGGTGGGTTGGGTGATGACACCTACGGGGTGGGTAGCGCCAGCGACACCATCGTCGAACATCGCGCTGAGGGTACCGATACGGTCGAAGCCAGCATCGATTATCAGCTGGGTGCGCAGCTCGAGAACCTGCGTCTGGTGGGCCAGGAGAACCTGCTGGGGCGGGGCAATGCGCTGGACAACCAGCTGACCGGCAATGCCGGTGACAACAGCTTGTATGGTGGCCTCGGCAATGACACGCTGTTCGGCGGGGCCGGGAACGATAGGCTGATCGGCGAGGCGGGGGACGATACCTATATATATGAAGCCGGCAGTGGCGTGGATCGGATTGAGGACAGCGAGGGAACCAATACCCTGCTATTGGGTGAAGGCATCAGTGCCGACACGATCGTGGCCCGTACCTCGCTGGTCGATGGCGAGACCGTCGTACAGCTTCGCCTGCTGGATGAGTATGGCAATGGATTGTCCGACCAGGGTATTGATTTTGTTCAAGCCGATGACGGTGCTATCCCGATCGCCCACTTCGACTTTTCCGACGGGACGCAAGCCGCCCTGGCGGATATGCTGATTACACAAGAAACCTATGCCGGCAGCCGGCGATCCGATCAGATCATGACTGATCGCAATGACGATACGATCCATGCCGGGCGGGGCAATGACCTGGTTAATTCTGCCGGCGGCCACGATATCCTCTATGGCGAAAAGGGCCGGGATACCCTGTTTGCCGGTGCCGGCAACGACCAGGTTTACGGGGGTGACGGTGACGATACCCTGTACGGCAGTTTTGGCGTGGATGTGCTGCATGGCGGCGACGATCAGGACCAACTGCGGGGTGGCGCCGGCAACGATCTTCTGTCCGGTGCCGATGGCCGGGATGAACTGTACGGCGGTAGCGGCAATGACCTGTTAATCGGGGCACAGGGCGACGATGGTCTGGCAGTAAGCTGTGGCGAGGATATCATTGTCTACAACAAGGGGGACGGTCTCGATACGATTACCTTCGATGAACAGGTCGAGGCGGCGACCGTCTCTCTGGGTGGCGGCATCGCGCTTGACGATATTTCGCTTTCCCGGGATGGGGAGGATCTGGTGCTGCTCATCGGCGAGGATGACACAGGTAAGAATAAAGGCAAGCATAAAGGAAAACGGCCGCATAAACACGATCGACAGGGCATGGTATTTGAGGACTGGTACGACGATAGCGGACAAGCCGCCCAGCCGTATCTGACACTGCAGATCGTGATGGCGGCCTCCCCGGAATATGATCCGCGTTCACCGGACAGCTTGATTGGGCACAAGGTCCAGAGCTTTGATTTGTCCGGTATGATCGAGCAGTTTGATCTGGCGCAAGCGGATTATTCGTCCCGCAACCGGTGGGACGCGATGACTGCCTTGCTCGACAATCACCTGGAAAACAGTGACGAGGCGGCGCTGGGCGGTAATCTTGCCTATCAGTACGGGCTTGGGACGGAACTTTTTGATAATACAGGCATAAAGTTCAGCACAGCCCCGCTGCGTGATCCACGGTTTGGCCGGGAGAAACAGTCACTGGGAACCTGA